From the genome of Carassius gibelio isolate Cgi1373 ecotype wild population from Czech Republic chromosome A16, carGib1.2-hapl.c, whole genome shotgun sequence, one region includes:
- the LOC128030132 gene encoding threonylcarbamoyladenosine tRNA methylthiotransferase-like: MASVDDIEDLVTSHDLTPHKRQCAWSNIMPSPCKHKLQLAAEELQTDSVNPGTQKIWVRTWGSSLNSSDGEYMAGSQQHNP; encoded by the exons ATGGCATCTGTGGATGATATTGAGGACCTGGTGACCTCCCATGACCTCACTCCTCACAAGCGTCAGTGTGCCTGGAGCAACATTATGCCTAGTCCATGCAAACACAAGCTCCAGCTCGCAGCAGAAGAGCTTCAGACCGACAG TGTGAATCCTGGCACACAGAAGATCTGGGTGAGAACCTGGGGCTCTTCTCTCAACAGCTCTGATGGAGAATACATGGCCGGATCACAG CAACATAATCCATAA